The genomic interval TGTACCGCATTTATATCAAACAGAACCATCTGGTATATATTATGAGTGGAaggtatttttataatatttgtcctatcattatagattttttaaacatgtttgttattttcgtGCATTTTCTGCATATCTTGTTTTGTAGGCAAATGCAACAGGCAGAAGTGCAAAAACAGTACATGAAtttctagaaaaatattatacaccTGAAGAAGTAGCAACAGAAAAAGGATCCATTAAATTAGCTATAAGAGCTTTATTGGAAGTAGTACAATCTGGGCAAAAGAATTTAGAAATAGCAGTCATGCGACGTGGACAACCTATGCAggtccttttttaatttaattaaaaagttttagatatgatatgaaattttatgtCTCATCatattgtaaattaatattatcttattaatataGATGTTAGACAGTGACACTATAGGAGAATATGTAACagagattgagaaagaaaaggaggcaGAGgctgaaaagaagaaacaaaaaaagtgaTGTACTTGTGTCCAAATACagtactattatattattataaatgtttctcataaaataaatattttgcaaaTAGGTGAAAAACAGACgaaatacaattttctttttgtactaTTTACTGCCATATGCATCATAAAGCACATATGCAAATCTTGCTATTCAGTATGTTTGTAAAAACATTTcataaattgaattatacaatattatagaaattgatATAGCTTCATTTCATATGTCATtgtataattaacaataaagaacacattttgattaaatttcgtatgtttatatacatgtgtgtttGTACAAAAACTGCACTACCTACAAACTACAAATTCCATTATGTGTGTTTATTAccataaaaatatgaaatattcttaTCCTTGAAATtcactattttatttaaatatttataacatttaatgaatctgtgtaaaaaaaaaaacttctgTGCTTAACattgtctttttgtttttaaattggTTTAAggtttaataaatatacaaagagCTATTATTcttcaattaaattatatcacatcctagaaatgaataaaattgtatattctATAATACTTAAATATAATCAGGAGATAGTGATTTGCCACGgtgattaaatatttgaaatgatGGAAGATTTCTTAATGTTTCCCAAGATTTGTTTTCCAAATCAACAACTGCtcgtatttctttaaaatcacCAGCTATGTACATTACACCATACATAACTATGAACAAACTTATTATACCTTGTATTAATATCTACaatcaacaattttattaatatatgaatatcttgttatatatataaattatataaattaatttagcTACTTACATCAATTGGTAAAGTAGTAAATTCTTGCTCAGTTATTCGCAAATATGatctatctataaatatacatttgattataacaaattttttgtgactttacagatatatattaatttgatcatgtcataaacaaataatttataaatccaTATGAAtagttattaacaataaaattttttaaataaattatatggaTAACTTAACCTACAATACGAAtgaattgatttataaattaaatgtattgAAAATTTACAAGTAATACTCACGTTGTGCAGCTGAATAAGCAGCATGCAACATGGAAATTACTCCAAGAAATGTTATGAATTTATGCATTGTTGTGGCTggcatttatattatttgttataaaaaattataaatattgttacgaacaatatataaatagtagtACACCTTAACctctttcttcaatttttcacaaaaaagtaaataagtcCTTTCGATTTTTAGTTCATTTTACATGAACATTAACAGATGGCGCTCAAGGTAATGTTCCATTTCATCAAGATGGAAGTTGCCTATCTTCTTTGAAGTtggatttatgaaatattgaaacCGTGGTGTAGTGTATTTATAATCTGTTTATGGCCTACTTGTATGCTGTGCAGTTCGTTGTGCCCATGtgataagaggaagaagtgTGTTTCACGTATAGACAttgtagaaaaatttgtaaaatattgtaatattataaaaataattaataggacagtaaatatatattgatgtCCATTTAATAAGACTTAATCAGAGAAGATtttcataaagaaagaaaaaatatggcAACCGATGAAAATTCTTGGCGAACTCAAAATTTTCGGCAAAGTGTAGTAGCAAAACtgtatgttatttttaatatattttcaagcattatatatatatattgtaaacatACTTTTAAGTACTGCAGtttagtaaatttttattatctttttatgtttaatattataaatatttagatatttattattaatattttaaataatattcaaagaattaattatattaaaagtttctaTTCTGTTTTATGCATAGTGATGAAGCTGTGCAAATGTCAGGTATGCCTACAGCAAAAAATAGCATTGAGATGGAAAGTCATGTTTTTCAGAAAGCAAAAAgcaaggtatatatatacagtagtGAATcttcaaattaataaaatattacttgtcattctaaataaataataatttttatgttataggAAGAATACTTAAGCTTCATTGCAAGGCTTATCTTCCATGTTAGAGAAAtgagtaattaattaaatattattaattatatacagtAATACATTccataatattaaacattttataattttatttatttttatcatagatTCTAAAAAAGGAGCTGGAAATATTGCACCTGGTAATGCTGGAAGCGGAGGTCAAGGAATGCCAGATCCGATTGGTGCATTGCAAACTTTAGCAAGGCAGGGAACAGGCAATAATCAAATGATCGGGATGGGTGGACCTGGGCCTAATCCACAAGGCATTGTACCACAATCTTCTACAAATACAGCTACTAatcgtaaatattaatttaaataattcaacttGCTATTATCAGTTTTTGCTGATATacttaattattcataaatttttatttgaatctattcatatttatacatttttataagacATTGATTTTCCagtcttattaattaaattaaaaaattattaaattttgagGTAGgccttaaaaaatataattaaaataaaaaaaatataatttttttaaagagaataaatttatcaactgtcggtaaataattttactacaATAATctggatatttctttttgaaactTAATCGGTAAAA from Vespula vulgaris chromosome 11, iyVesVulg1.1, whole genome shotgun sequence carries:
- the LOC127067663 gene encoding ER membrane protein complex subunit 5; the encoded protein is MPATTMHKFITFLGVISMLHAAYSAAQHRSYLRITEQEFTTLPIDILIQGIISLFIVMYGVMYIAGDFKEIRAVVDLENKSWETLRNLPSFQIFNHRGKSLSPDYI